A region of the Candidatus Anstonellales archaeon genome:
GGGGGTTTCTATGAACCTCAACAATTATTCCGTCTGCTCCGCATGCTACAGATGCTAGAGACATTGGTGGGATGAGTTCTGGCCTGCCGGTTCCATGACTTGGGTCTGTTATGACTGGCAAATGAGTGAGCAAACGAACGCAGGGTACTGAGCTTAAATCCAAGGTGTTCCTTGTATAGGTTTCAAAGGTGCGGATTCCCCGCTCACATAATATTACATCTGGATTGCCTTCTTTTAAGATATACTCTGCGCAGTTAATCCACTCCTCAATTGTTGAGTGCATGCCTCTCTTGAGAAGGATAGGCTTCTCTGTCTTTCCAACTTCTTTAAGCAGAGAAAAATTTTGCATGTTTCTTGCTCCTATCTGAAGTACATCGGCGTACTCAGAAACCCAAGAAACGTCGCGTGGATCCAGTACCTCGGTAACTATTGGGAGGCCGGTTACCTCCTTTGCTTTCTCCAAAAGTTTTAAGCCCTTTAGTCCAAGTCCCTGGAATGCATAAGGAGATGTTCGCGGTTTGAATGCGCCACCGCGAAGCATATCTGCTCCTGCTTCCTTTACTGCAATCGCTGTTTCAATTATCTGCTCCTCGCTCTCAACGCTACAAGGACCTGCAATTATGGTAAATCCCTCCCCTACTCTAACATTTTCTACCTTAACAATGGTCTTTTCGCTTCCGTTTCGCACCGCAAGCTTTATGTTTTTTACAGCTTCCATCTGCATCCCCAATTTTGATATTTGTTACTATAACTCATGTTTAACATCACCGGCACAAAGGACCAAGAAAAAGAAAAATTAAAAACCAAAAAAACTCAGAACCTGTGCCGACTCAAAACCAAAAGCCAAAG
Encoded here:
- the aroF gene encoding 3-deoxy-7-phosphoheptulonate synthase is translated as MEAVKNIKLAVRNGSEKTIVKVENVRVGEGFTIIAGPCSVESEEQIIETAIAVKEAGADMLRGGAFKPRTSPYAFQGLGLKGLKLLEKAKEVTGLPIVTEVLDPRDVSWVSEYADVLQIGARNMQNFSLLKEVGKTEKPILLKRGMHSTIEEWINCAEYILKEGNPDVILCERGIRTFETYTRNTLDLSSVPCVRLLTHLPVITDPSHGTGRPELIPPMSLASVACGADGIIVEVHRNPQEALSDKEQALTPSQFREMAAKIRKLQSFMKELK